In Cyprinus carpio isolate SPL01 chromosome B16, ASM1834038v1, whole genome shotgun sequence, the following are encoded in one genomic region:
- the LOC109106634 gene encoding myotubularin-related protein 11-like translates to MLTGSKTTFKVRQMVPDMKERMMSHSSLHARGRDVFGLCCLPGECVLQRAVLVRKKLSAKEGGGWLSGTLFCTHFRVAFVPQDSQKPDDNADPVMLGDHDVALASIDKVVAVGPSRTKLVTPTCSLKFTPEELVLYCRDMRVLCFLFDRLTPDTQAVEITYTIAKTYQPLKPGTILSFQNAALGSIEMKQFLSNRRRDPNMNWFECSMGWEQELERTGASGWRVSSVNDRFEMSTSLPRFNVVPQRVLDTELKKTFAHFNDGRIPRWCWRHPHGSDLLRMASFQNNIYHEKDDIRNLELVLFGGQQLCVIVDLGEEMPSPADIQLAHTRLRTLCLGDISSSVSVPDDKWLSTLESTRWLDYTRCCLRKAAEVACLLRGGHMTVVLQEPEDRDMNCVVCSLVQVMCDPHCRTVAGFQGLVQKEWIMAGHKFLSRINYHRESDKEEAPVFLLFLDCVWQLWAQYPARFQLTEDYLLALHDSVHLPLFSSFLANSQRERCRRSQHLPQSYTPVNGLRELPMGAPEESVDPPFPPVWDWALQYSGQRRARFTQPVSQPACPPPVLNGNLNTNLERSWHSDGLPGSVFLLSRSTFSHPSNLLPWRSGNSGSYWKSHRRAPSSESLSGLERLIRACSLSEPSENPSILHDPYEPLLPLLLGPCVRVWRGCYLRGALHAQAFSHPTSSCSQHPLDQLAWEVQQLREKLAQASHRRPENQTKRQEPRRLESNLNQNANNGTFLFSSSSRTSQQQPPPSNRGAALSSVPPRAQWTASDPSRPAQRNNGKHTFLFGHQEPQSGQRFIPSPSAKLPKRPGNSH, encoded by the exons GAGAGTGTGTGCTACAGCGAGCCGTGCTGGTGAGGAAGAAGCTGTCGGCTAAAGAAGGAGGAGGCTGGTTGTCTGGGACTCTGTTCTGCACTCATTTCAGAGTGGCCTTCGTGCctcaggacagccagaaacctgaC GATAACGCAGATCCTGTGATGCTCGGAGATCATGACGTCGCTCTCGCCTCCATTGATAAAGTCGTGGCAG TGGGACCGTCTCGCACCAAACTAGTGACCCCTACTTGCTCTCTAAAATTCACCCCCGAGGAGCTGGTGTTGTACTGCCGAGACATGCGTGTCCTCTGCTTCCTGTTTGACAGACTCACGCCTGATACTCAAGCTGTGGAG ATCACGTACACCATTGCTAAGACCTACCAACCACTGAAACCTGGAACCATCCTCTCCTTCCAAAATGCTGCTTTGGGTAGTATTG AAATGAAGCAGTTCCTAAGCAACCGGCGGCGTGACCCTAACATGAACTGGTTCGAGTGCTCGATGGGATGGGAGCAGGAGCTGGAGAGGACAGGTGCCAGCGGCTGGAGGGTCAGCTCTGTCAATGACCGCTTTGAGATGTCCACCAG TCTGCCCAGATTCAATGTGGTTCCTCAGAGGGTCCTGGACACAGAGCTCAAGAAAACATTTGCCCACTTTAACGATGGTCGCATCCCA CGCTGGTGCTGGCGACATCCGCATGGCAGTGATTTACTACGAATGGCCAGCTTCCAAAATAACATCTACCATGAGAAGGACGACATCAG GAACCTGGAGTTGGTGCTCTTCGGTGgacagcagctgtgtgtgattgTGGATCTGGGAGAGGAAATGCCGTCACCTGCAGACATCCAGCTGGCTCACACGAGACTCCGGACACTTTGTCTGGGCG ATATTTCATCATCTGTATCCGTACCTGATGACAAGTGGCTCTCCACTCTTGAAAGCACTCGCTGGCTCGACTATACTCG GTGCTGTCTGAGAAAAGCTGCAGAGGTGGCTTGTTTGCTCAGAGGAGGTCACATGACTGTTGTTCTCCAAG AGCcggaggatcgagacatgaactGTGTGGTCTGCAGTCTGGTGCAGGTGATGTGTGACCCTCACTGCAGGACCGTGGCTGGATTTCAGGGCTTGGTTCAGAAAGAGTGGATCATGGCCGGACACAAATTCCTCAGTCGCATCAACTACCACAGAGAAAGTGATAAAGAGGAG GCCCCTGTGTTCCTGCTGTTTCTAGACTGCGTATGGCAGCTGTGGGCGCAGTATCCCGCACGCTTCCAGCTTACTGAAGACTACCTGCTGGCTCTGCATGACAGCGTGCACCTTCCACTCTTCAGCAGCTTCCTGGCCAACAGTCAGAGGGAGAGATGTCGCCGTTCACAG CATCTTCCCCAGAGCTACACCCCAGTGAACGGTCTGAGAGAATTGCCCATGGGTGCCCCAGAGGAGTCGGTGGACCCACCTTTCCCTCCGGTGTGGGACTGGGCCCTGCAGTACAGCGGTCAGAGACGAGCCCGCTTCACGCAACCTGTGTCCCAACCCGCCTGCCCTCCACCCGTCCTCAACGGAAACCTCAACACCAACCTGGAGCGCAGCTGG CACAGTGATGGACTGCCAGGCTCTGTGTTCCTGTTGTCCCGTAGCACATTCTCCCATCCCTCCAACCTGCTCCCCTGGAGGAGCGGAAACTCTGGCTCATACTGGAAGAGCCACCGCAGGGCTCCTTCATCTGAGAGTCTGTCTGGACTCGAGCGTCTCATCCGAGCTTGTTCACTCTCTGAACCCTCAGAGAACCCCTCAATCCTCCACGACCCATACGAGCCCCTGCTGCCCCTGCTCTTGGGACCCTGTGTCAGAGTATGGAGGGGCTGCTATTTACGGGGCGCACTACACGCTCAG GCGTTCTCACACCCCACGTCTTCCTGCAGTCAGCATCCATTAGATCAGCTGGCCTGGGAAGTGCAGCAGCTCCGAGAGAAACTGGCTCAGGCTTCTCACAGACGCCCAGAGAACCAGACTAAACGACAGGAGCCACGCCGACTGGAGTCCAACCTCAACCAGAACGCCAACAATGGGACCTTCCTGTTCTCCTCTTCCTCTAGAACATCTCAACAACAGCCGCCGCCGTCCAACCGAGGTGCGGCCCTCTCCTCCGTCCCTCCCAGAGCCCAGTGGACTGCATCTGATCCGTCCAGGCCTGCGCAGAGGAATAACGGCAAGCACACGTTTCTGTTCGGCCACCAAGAGCCACAATCAGGGCAGCGTTTCATTCCCTCCCCTAGTGCCAAACTTCCCAAACGCCCCGGAAACTCACACTGA